A genomic stretch from Methylophilus medardicus includes:
- the gnd gene encoding phosphogluconate dehydrogenase (NAD(+)-dependent, decarboxylating), producing MKLAMIGLGKMGGNMAARLLRHKINVVGFDFNTEFVNKLVKDEGMEAATSVADAVSKLEGQKIVWLMLPAGEITENQIKDLIPLLNKGDIIVDGGNSNYKHSQRRGAMLAEHGIGFIDCGTSGGVWGLDNGYCLMYGGDKQFADVLAPYAQALTHADRGWAHVGPVGSGHFTKMIHNGIEYGMMQAFAEGLDLIKGKEDFNLDLAQITELWRHGSVVRSWLLDLTAEALKDDQKLEAIAPYVADSGEGRWTVVEAVEQGVAAPVLTVALQARFRSQDSKGYSYKLLSLMRNAFGGHAVKSSK from the coding sequence ATGAAATTAGCAATGATTGGCTTGGGCAAAATGGGCGGCAACATGGCTGCACGTTTGCTGCGTCACAAAATTAACGTGGTTGGTTTTGACTTCAATACCGAATTCGTCAACAAATTGGTCAAAGACGAAGGCATGGAAGCAGCCACCTCAGTGGCTGATGCAGTGAGCAAACTCGAAGGCCAAAAAATTGTCTGGTTGATGTTGCCTGCTGGCGAAATCACCGAAAATCAAATCAAAGACTTAATCCCACTGCTGAACAAAGGCGACATCATCGTCGATGGCGGCAACTCAAACTACAAACACAGTCAGCGTCGCGGCGCCATGTTAGCTGAACATGGCATCGGCTTTATTGACTGTGGTACGTCTGGTGGCGTATGGGGCTTAGATAACGGCTATTGCTTGATGTACGGTGGCGACAAACAATTCGCAGACGTATTAGCACCTTATGCACAAGCATTAACGCACGCGGATCGCGGTTGGGCGCACGTGGGTCCAGTGGGCTCAGGTCACTTCACCAAAATGATCCATAACGGTATCGAATACGGCATGATGCAAGCTTTTGCTGAAGGCTTAGACCTGATCAAGGGCAAAGAAGATTTCAACCTTGATTTGGCGCAGATCACTGAATTGTGGCGCCATGGTTCAGTTGTGCGCAGCTGGTTGTTGGACTTGACCGCTGAAGCATTAAAAGACGATCAAAAACTCGAAGCCATTGCTCCGTACGTGGCTGATTCTGGCGAAGGCCGTTGGACAGTGGTTGAAGCTGTTGAGCAAGGCGTCGCGGCACCGGTATTGACAGTGGCACTGCAAGCCCGCTTCAGAAGCCAAGACTCTAAAGGCTATAGCTATAAGCTGTTGTCGTTGATGCGTAATGCATTCGGCGGTCACGCAGTGAAGTCATCTAAATAA
- the pgl gene encoding 6-phosphogluconolactonase, protein MSLNAQTRWHTFQSQEEINQAALHRILAAADAAIAKYGNFLIVLAGGSTPKAVYQLLAKADADWANWHVYHNDDRCLPVDHVERNSKMARDAWLSHVAIPEHQIHDIPAELGNVDGAKAYAQTLAGVRTFDLVILGLGEDGHTASLFPGHVVNNTADAVPVYHSPKPPADRITISQDRLNNTHEVMFLVTGAGKQEAVDQWRAGVAIPATLIQPPQGVDVYCFGVQLA, encoded by the coding sequence ATGTCTTTGAATGCACAAACCCGTTGGCACACGTTCCAATCTCAAGAAGAAATTAACCAAGCAGCACTCCACAGAATACTTGCCGCGGCAGATGCAGCAATCGCTAAATATGGCAATTTTCTTATTGTTTTAGCCGGTGGCAGTACCCCTAAAGCCGTATATCAGTTGCTTGCCAAAGCCGATGCTGACTGGGCAAACTGGCATGTGTATCACAATGATGATCGCTGCCTCCCCGTCGACCATGTGGAGCGCAACAGCAAAATGGCCCGTGATGCATGGTTGAGCCATGTGGCGATTCCTGAGCACCAAATTCACGATATCCCAGCTGAGCTCGGCAATGTGGATGGCGCAAAAGCCTATGCACAAACGTTAGCCGGCGTCCGCACCTTTGACCTAGTCATTCTAGGCCTCGGCGAAGACGGCCACACGGCGAGCCTGTTTCCCGGCCATGTAGTGAATAATACGGCTGACGCAGTGCCCGTGTATCACTCACCTAAGCCACCCGCGGATCGTATCACCATTAGCCAAGATCGCCTTAACAACACGCACGAGGTGATGTTTTTGGTGACTGGCGCAGGCAAGCAAGAAGCGGTCGATCAATGGCGCGCTGGCGTTGCCATCCCGGCGACCCTCATTCAACCGCCACAAGGCGTTGATGTGTATTGTTTCGGGGTACAGTTAGCTTAA
- the apbC gene encoding iron-sulfur cluster carrier protein ApbC — protein sequence MAISELMIQSTLTLCIDPNTGKDFVSAKSIKNIQIDGNHVSLDVVLGYPAKTQLDAIRQQVTDALQSIAGIDEITVNVGSRIVAHSVQRGVNLLPNVKNVIAVASGKGGVGKSTTSVNLALALAAEGASVGLLDADIYGPSQPQMLGISGRPDSADGKSIEPMRAHGIQAMSIGFLVDTDTPMVWRGPMVTGALEQLLRDTRWQDLDYLVIDLPPGTGDIQLTLAQKIPVTGAIIVTTPQDIALLDARKGLKMFEKVGIPILGIVENMSTHICSNCGHEEHIFGEGGGALMASDYKIDLLGSLPLDINIRMQADSGEPTVVAAPDSAVANSYKQIARKAASKIAIASLDHSAKFPNIVIKNT from the coding sequence ATGGCAATCAGCGAATTAATGATTCAAAGCACCTTAACATTGTGCATAGACCCTAACACCGGCAAAGACTTTGTCAGTGCAAAATCCATTAAAAACATCCAGATCGATGGCAACCATGTGAGCTTGGACGTAGTGTTGGGTTATCCGGCAAAAACCCAGTTGGACGCGATCCGCCAGCAAGTCACCGATGCCCTGCAGAGCATCGCAGGCATCGACGAAATCACCGTCAACGTTGGTAGCCGTATCGTAGCCCATAGCGTGCAGCGTGGGGTCAACTTGCTGCCGAACGTCAAAAATGTGATTGCCGTGGCCTCTGGCAAAGGCGGCGTGGGCAAATCGACAACCTCCGTCAATCTGGCGCTGGCCTTGGCGGCTGAGGGCGCAAGCGTCGGCCTGTTGGATGCCGATATTTACGGTCCCAGTCAACCGCAGATGCTGGGCATCTCTGGCCGCCCGGATAGTGCAGATGGTAAAAGCATAGAGCCCATGCGCGCGCACGGCATTCAAGCCATGAGTATTGGTTTTTTAGTGGATACCGACACCCCAATGGTCTGGCGGGGGCCCATGGTGACAGGTGCGCTTGAACAACTACTGCGCGATACACGCTGGCAAGACTTAGATTATTTGGTGATCGATTTGCCCCCTGGCACAGGCGATATCCAACTCACACTGGCGCAAAAAATCCCTGTCACCGGCGCCATTATTGTGACCACACCGCAGGATATTGCGCTGCTTGACGCCCGCAAGGGATTAAAAATGTTTGAAAAAGTCGGCATACCCATTCTGGGCATCGTCGAAAACATGAGCACACACATTTGTTCTAACTGTGGTCATGAAGAGCATATATTTGGTGAAGGCGGCGGCGCATTGATGGCCAGCGACTATAAAATCGATCTACTGGGTAGTTTGCCGCTGGATATAAACATCCGCATGCAAGCCGATAGTGGCGAACCCACGGTCGTCGCAGCCCCGGATAGTGCAGTGGCGAATAGCTACAAGCAAATAGCGCGCAAAGCTGCCAGCAAAATCGCGATTGCCAGTCTCGATCACAGTGCCAAATTCCCCAATATTGTGATTAAAAATACTTGA
- a CDS encoding fasciclin domain-containing protein translates to MQKMLLVVLFTLGFSQIASADNLLQAAAQDGHFNIFLKAVNVAGLTETLNGSGPMTLFVPSDEAFAKLPKAKLNALLTNPVQLKKVLSYHIYPGKITQADVSAGKVKSLEGADLQLSVTDGVKVNKVKVLGDEINADNGVIHTMSAVLMPSHQ, encoded by the coding sequence ATGCAAAAAATGTTATTAGTTGTTTTATTTACCTTGGGTTTTTCACAAATTGCCAGTGCAGACAACTTACTGCAGGCAGCCGCCCAGGACGGTCACTTTAATATCTTTTTAAAGGCAGTGAATGTAGCCGGGTTGACGGAGACTTTAAACGGTAGTGGCCCGATGACGCTGTTTGTGCCGAGCGATGAGGCCTTTGCTAAACTCCCAAAAGCGAAACTCAACGCGCTGCTGACTAATCCAGTACAGCTCAAAAAAGTGCTTTCTTATCATATTTATCCGGGCAAAATTACGCAGGCGGATGTCAGTGCAGGCAAGGTTAAATCCTTGGAGGGTGCCGATCTGCAGCTGTCTGTCACCGATGGTGTCAAGGTGAACAAAGTAAAAGTCCTCGGCGATGAAATCAATGCGGATAACGGTGTGATTCACACCATGAGTGCCGTTTTGATGCCTAGTCATCAATAG
- the metG gene encoding methionine--tRNA ligase encodes MTRKLLVTSALPYANGSIHLGHLVEYIQTDIWVRFQKMQGHSVHYVCADDTHGTPIMLRAEKEGITPEALIEKVHAEHSQDFAEFLVQFDNYYSTNSEENRELASGIYKALKANGKIASKTIEQYFDPVKSMFLPDRFIKGECPKCHAKDQYGDNCEVCGATYSPTDLINPFSAVSGATPVRKETEHYFFKLSECADFLRDWTRSGTLQAEAANKMTEWVGEVGENKLSDWDISRDAPYFGFEIPDAPGKYFYVWLDAPIGYMASFKNLCSRSGIDFDEYWKKDSSTELYHFIGKDILYFHALFWPATLEYAGYRTPTKVFAHGFLTVNGEKMSKSRGTFITARSYLDHVKNPEYLRYYYAAKLNGSMEDIDLNLEDFVARVNSDLVGKYINIASRTAGFIAKKFDHHIIAVEHAVINEMRAAAPAIAEAYAARDFARALREIMKLTDAANAYVAEAAPWVVAKDDSQASHLHIICSTALEMFRLLTIYLKPVLPNIAQAVETFLNTSPLQWADVAHGLGSQTIQPYSHMVTRLEAKQIEFMVEANKDSLQAAAPTAVVAKVAASTETNMAEDGAYLSIEDFAKVDLRIAYIVSAEHVEGAEKLLKLLLDIGEEKPRQVFAGIKSAYDPATLVGRLTVMVANLAPRKMKFGMSEGMVLAASDTRGGPYILSPDSGAQAGMRVK; translated from the coding sequence ATGACACGCAAACTACTGGTGACGTCCGCCTTGCCATATGCCAACGGCAGCATTCATTTGGGGCATCTGGTTGAGTATATTCAAACCGATATTTGGGTGCGTTTTCAGAAAATGCAGGGGCATAGCGTGCATTATGTGTGTGCCGACGATACGCACGGGACGCCGATTATGTTGCGTGCCGAAAAAGAAGGCATCACACCGGAGGCGCTGATTGAGAAAGTGCATGCAGAGCATAGCCAAGACTTTGCCGAATTTCTGGTGCAGTTTGATAACTATTATTCGACGAATTCAGAAGAAAACCGTGAATTGGCTTCAGGCATTTATAAAGCCCTCAAAGCCAATGGCAAAATCGCCAGCAAAACCATTGAGCAATATTTTGACCCAGTCAAAAGCATGTTTTTGCCAGATCGATTTATCAAAGGCGAGTGCCCTAAATGTCATGCTAAAGATCAATACGGTGATAACTGTGAGGTCTGCGGTGCCACTTATAGCCCTACCGACTTAATCAATCCTTTCTCAGCGGTGTCTGGCGCCACGCCAGTGCGTAAAGAAACCGAACACTACTTTTTTAAGTTGAGCGAGTGCGCGGACTTTTTACGCGACTGGACCCGCTCGGGTACTTTGCAGGCGGAAGCCGCCAACAAAATGACGGAGTGGGTGGGTGAAGTTGGCGAGAACAAGTTGTCAGACTGGGATATTTCGCGTGACGCACCATATTTCGGCTTTGAAATCCCTGACGCACCGGGCAAATATTTTTATGTCTGGCTGGATGCGCCGATTGGTTATATGGCCAGTTTTAAAAATCTGTGTAGCCGATCTGGCATTGACTTTGACGAGTATTGGAAAAAGGATTCTTCTACCGAGTTGTATCACTTTATCGGTAAGGATATTTTGTATTTTCATGCCTTGTTCTGGCCAGCGACCCTCGAATATGCGGGTTATCGCACGCCGACCAAAGTATTTGCGCATGGCTTTTTAACCGTGAACGGTGAAAAAATGTCAAAGTCGCGCGGCACCTTTATCACGGCGCGCAGTTATCTCGATCATGTGAAAAATCCGGAGTATTTGCGCTATTACTATGCGGCTAAATTAAATGGCAGCATGGAGGATATCGACCTCAACCTCGAAGACTTCGTGGCGCGCGTCAACAGCGATTTGGTAGGCAAATATATCAATATTGCCAGCCGCACGGCAGGTTTTATTGCCAAAAAGTTCGATCATCACATCATTGCGGTTGAGCATGCGGTGATTAATGAAATGCGTGCTGCCGCGCCGGCCATTGCCGAGGCATATGCCGCGCGCGACTTTGCGCGGGCGTTGCGCGAGATCATGAAGCTGACGGATGCTGCGAACGCGTATGTGGCAGAAGCTGCGCCTTGGGTGGTTGCCAAGGATGACAGTCAAGCCAGCCATTTGCATATTATTTGCAGTACAGCACTTGAGATGTTCCGTTTGTTGACGATATATCTCAAACCAGTGTTGCCAAACATTGCGCAAGCGGTGGAGACGTTTTTGAATACGTCCCCGTTGCAATGGGCGGACGTGGCGCACGGACTGGGCTCGCAAACCATACAACCTTACAGTCATATGGTTACCCGGCTCGAAGCTAAGCAGATTGAATTTATGGTTGAGGCCAATAAAGATAGCTTGCAAGCCGCAGCGCCGACCGCTGTTGTAGCGAAAGTTGCCGCTAGCACAGAAACCAACATGGCAGAGGACGGGGCTTATCTCTCGATTGAGGATTTTGCCAAAGTTGATTTGCGCATTGCATATATTGTTAGTGCTGAGCATGTGGAAGGCGCCGAAAAGCTGCTCAAACTGCTGCTTGATATTGGCGAAGAAAAACCGCGTCAAGTATTTGCCGGCATTAAGTCTGCCTATGATCCTGCGACCTTGGTAGGGCGCTTGACGGTGATGGTGGCAAACCTGGCGCCGCGCAAAATGAAGTTCGGCATGAGTGAGGGCATGGTGTTGGCAGCGAGCGATACGCGTGGCGGACCATACATTTTGTCACCAGACAGTGGTGCACAGGCGGGTATGCGCGTTAAATAA
- a CDS encoding heavy metal translocating P-type ATPase, with the protein MAKTLAVSSTNPWQGLDIQSEWERFSQRDASANEVWTSHVWVDNMHCAACSGRIEQAIKQQTGVLAVHASAASKRVRVIWDAQQISPSKWFANLNDIGYPALPLNEYNAISDRTVQQRKMLWRLVVAVFCMMQVMMYAYPTYLASSNDMAPDMVQLMKWASWVLTLPVMLFSATPFLSQAWASVKQGQLGMDVPVSLGILAAFVMSTLATFAPGGWWGDVVYYDSLTMFVSFLLIGRWLDVKLRNRTAGALENMMRRLPHAVLKKNVAGEWVQIAASNINAGDVLYIRPGEVFAADGLVLFGSTSVDESMLTGESEPVVKSVGAKVIAGSGNLTSAIEMQVQQVGEGTQYHALVNLMASASTEKPGIALLADKVAQPFLWGVLLAAMFAVIFWWTTDPVKAIMSAVAVLVVTCPCALSLATPAAMLASAGTFAKGGILIRRLQAIQSISEIDTIVFDKTGTLTESLQQVALAETHPDWDRQWLLDVIASMSRDSLHPVAQALHGFALNLDAQDTLATQDWQEIVGGGMSATIVTKAGESLHVTLGNAAFCGITNESDTEALRQVYVTSGATLLARLSLSEQVKPHAKAAISQLISNGLDIQLLSGDRIAPVKNLAAQLGIQRAYGLQKAEEKLQHVKLLQQQGRKVLMVGDGLNDGPVIAAAHTSIAMGSGVPLTQAQADMVVLGNDIGVLVSLISHCKKTILIVKQNLLWAALYNAAGVPLAIMGLLPAWLAGLGMAASSLLVLLNALRLTDWHQSDWQKGQA; encoded by the coding sequence ATGGCAAAAACGTTAGCAGTGAGCAGTACGAACCCCTGGCAAGGACTGGATATCCAGTCCGAATGGGAGCGGTTTAGCCAACGCGATGCTTCTGCCAATGAGGTGTGGACCTCTCACGTATGGGTCGACAATATGCATTGTGCTGCATGCAGTGGCCGCATTGAGCAAGCCATTAAGCAACAAACCGGCGTGCTGGCCGTGCATGCGAGTGCCGCCTCCAAACGCGTCCGGGTTATCTGGGACGCGCAGCAAATTTCTCCCTCCAAATGGTTTGCCAATTTAAATGACATTGGCTATCCCGCGCTGCCGCTTAACGAATACAACGCAATCAGTGATAGAACCGTGCAGCAACGCAAAATGTTGTGGCGTCTGGTGGTGGCGGTATTCTGCATGATGCAGGTCATGATGTATGCCTATCCCACTTACCTTGCCAGCAGCAATGATATGGCGCCAGATATGGTGCAATTGATGAAGTGGGCTTCTTGGGTGCTGACGTTGCCAGTGATGCTGTTCTCGGCGACACCATTTTTGTCACAAGCTTGGGCAAGTGTGAAACAAGGCCAGTTGGGCATGGATGTGCCGGTATCGCTCGGCATTTTGGCGGCCTTTGTGATGAGCACCTTGGCCACGTTCGCCCCCGGCGGCTGGTGGGGAGATGTGGTTTATTATGATTCGTTGACGATGTTCGTCAGTTTCTTGTTGATAGGCCGTTGGCTGGATGTCAAATTGCGTAACCGCACGGCGGGTGCGCTGGAAAACATGATGCGTCGCTTGCCGCATGCTGTTCTCAAAAAAAATGTAGCCGGTGAATGGGTACAAATTGCTGCAAGTAATATCAATGCAGGCGATGTGCTGTACATCCGCCCGGGTGAAGTGTTTGCAGCCGATGGTCTAGTGTTGTTTGGCAGCACTAGCGTCGATGAATCTATGTTGACCGGTGAGTCTGAGCCTGTTGTTAAGTCTGTAGGGGCAAAAGTCATCGCTGGTTCTGGTAACTTGACCTCTGCGATTGAAATGCAAGTACAGCAGGTGGGAGAAGGTACGCAGTATCACGCATTGGTCAATCTAATGGCCTCCGCCTCGACCGAGAAACCTGGCATTGCTTTGCTTGCCGATAAAGTCGCGCAGCCATTTTTGTGGGGCGTATTATTGGCAGCGATGTTTGCGGTGATTTTTTGGTGGACCACGGATCCGGTCAAAGCCATCATGTCAGCTGTTGCGGTGTTGGTGGTAACTTGTCCTTGTGCGCTGTCCTTGGCGACGCCTGCGGCCATGTTAGCCAGTGCCGGCACCTTCGCTAAAGGCGGTATTTTGATTCGTCGTTTACAAGCGATTCAATCCATCAGTGAAATTGACACCATTGTGTTTGATAAAACAGGCACCTTAACCGAGAGCCTGCAACAGGTGGCACTGGCCGAAACGCACCCTGATTGGGATCGTCAATGGTTGTTGGATGTTATCGCAAGTATGAGTCGGGATTCGTTGCATCCAGTGGCGCAAGCCTTGCATGGTTTTGCCTTAAACCTAGACGCTCAAGACACCTTAGCCACGCAGGACTGGCAAGAAATTGTCGGTGGTGGTATGTCTGCAACCATCGTCACAAAAGCAGGCGAGTCATTGCATGTAACATTAGGGAATGCGGCATTCTGCGGTATCACCAATGAATCCGATACTGAAGCGCTGCGGCAAGTGTATGTCACTAGCGGTGCAACTTTGCTTGCGCGTCTGAGTTTGTCTGAGCAAGTCAAGCCGCACGCCAAGGCAGCTATTTCACAATTAATTTCGAACGGGCTTGATATTCAGCTGTTATCTGGTGATAGAATAGCGCCCGTTAAAAACCTCGCTGCACAGTTGGGCATCCAACGTGCATACGGGTTACAAAAAGCAGAAGAAAAGCTGCAGCATGTTAAGTTGCTGCAACAACAGGGGCGGAAAGTATTAATGGTTGGTGATGGTTTGAATGACGGCCCTGTCATTGCAGCAGCACATACTTCTATTGCAATGGGTTCCGGCGTCCCTTTGACGCAGGCGCAGGCCGATATGGTGGTGTTGGGTAATGATATCGGTGTGTTGGTTTCGCTCATTTCGCATTGTAAAAAAACCATCCTCATCGTAAAACAAAATTTGTTATGGGCGGCGTTGTATAACGCGGCCGGTGTGCCATTAGCGATTATGGGCTTGTTGCCTGCATGGTTGGCCGGCTTAGGCATGGCCGCCAGCTCGTTATTGGTGTTGCTAAATGCATTACGTTTGACCGACTGGCATCAGTCGGACTGGCAGAAAGGTCAGGCATAG
- the ccoS gene encoding cbb3-type cytochrome oxidase assembly protein CcoS — MEIAFLLIPLAVLLVFVILGGLWWAIQTGQFEDLEEEGSRILEQD; from the coding sequence ATGGAGATTGCATTTTTATTGATCCCGCTAGCAGTGTTGCTGGTGTTTGTGATTCTGGGTGGCCTTTGGTGGGCGATCCAAACCGGGCAGTTTGAAGACCTGGAGGAAGAAGGTTCCAGAATTCTCGAACAGGATTGA
- the ccoN gene encoding cytochrome-c oxidase, cbb3-type subunit I — MQNATVKAATYNDTVVRQFAIMAVVWGVVGTLMGVIIASQLVWPELNLGLPFTSFGRLRPLHTNAVIFAFGGCALFATSYYVVQRTCQTRLFSDKLASFTFWGWQAVIIAAAISLPMGYTQGKEYGELEWPIDILIAIVWISYAVVFFGTIGIRKVKHIYVANWFYGAFILAVALLHIVESAAIPAGWFKSYSAYAGVQDAMVQWWYGHNAVGFFLTAGFLGMMYYFVPKQAERPVYSYSLSIVHFWALIFTYMWAGPHHLHYTALPDWTQSLGMVLSLILFAPSWGGMINGIMTLSGAWHKLRTDPILRFLIVSLSFYGMSTFEGPMMAIKTVNALSHYTDWTVGHVHSGALGWVGFISIGSLYFLIPRLFGQKQMYSVKAIEVHFWMATIGVVLYIAALWISGVMEGLMWRAVNADGTLAYTFVESVKAKFPYYFTRALGGFLYMSGLVIMLWNTYKTATNGKAVSVEVPAVVAHA; from the coding sequence ATGCAAAATGCAACCGTGAAGGCTGCGACCTACAACGATACCGTGGTCCGCCAGTTCGCAATCATGGCAGTGGTCTGGGGTGTTGTTGGTACATTGATGGGCGTGATCATTGCGTCTCAGCTGGTGTGGCCAGAGCTTAACCTAGGCTTGCCATTTACTTCTTTTGGCCGTTTACGACCATTACATACCAATGCGGTGATTTTCGCATTTGGTGGCTGTGCTTTATTTGCTACATCGTACTACGTGGTGCAACGAACCTGTCAAACGCGCTTGTTCAGTGACAAACTGGCTAGCTTTACCTTTTGGGGTTGGCAAGCAGTGATTATCGCTGCTGCGATCTCCTTGCCAATGGGTTATACCCAAGGTAAAGAGTACGGCGAGCTTGAGTGGCCGATTGATATCCTGATTGCAATCGTGTGGATTTCATACGCGGTTGTGTTCTTCGGTACGATTGGTATTCGTAAGGTCAAGCACATCTACGTCGCTAACTGGTTTTACGGCGCATTCATCCTGGCTGTCGCCTTGCTGCACATTGTTGAGAGTGCTGCTATTCCAGCTGGCTGGTTCAAGTCTTACTCAGCCTATGCCGGTGTGCAAGATGCGATGGTGCAGTGGTGGTATGGTCACAACGCGGTAGGTTTCTTCTTAACAGCCGGTTTCTTGGGCATGATGTATTACTTTGTGCCGAAACAAGCTGAGCGCCCAGTGTATTCATACAGCCTGTCTATCGTGCACTTCTGGGCACTGATTTTTACCTATATGTGGGCGGGTCCGCACCACCTGCACTACACGGCGTTGCCTGACTGGACGCAATCCTTGGGTATGGTGTTGTCACTGATTCTGTTCGCACCTAGCTGGGGCGGTATGATCAACGGCATCATGACTTTATCTGGCGCATGGCACAAACTGCGTACCGATCCTATCTTGCGTTTCCTGATTGTTTCATTGTCTTTCTACGGTATGAGTACCTTCGAAGGTCCAATGATGGCCATCAAAACAGTCAACGCTTTGTCACACTACACTGACTGGACCGTTGGCCACGTGCACTCTGGTGCATTGGGTTGGGTAGGCTTCATCTCTATCGGTTCTCTGTATTTCTTGATCCCACGCTTATTTGGTCAAAAACAAATGTACAGCGTGAAAGCGATTGAAGTGCATTTCTGGATGGCAACCATTGGGGTGGTGCTCTACATTGCCGCATTGTGGATCTCTGGCGTGATGGAAGGCCTCATGTGGCGTGCAGTGAACGCAGACGGTACATTGGCTTACACCTTCGTTGAGAGCGTAAAAGCCAAGTTCCCATACTACTTCACACGTGCTTTGGGTGGTTTCCTCTACATGAGCGGTCTGGTCATCATGTTGTGGAATACATATAAAACAGCAACGAACGGCAAAGCGGTTTCGGTAGAAGTACCGGCTGTGGTTGCTCACGCTTAA
- the ccoO gene encoding cytochrome-c oxidase, cbb3-type subunit II: MASHQNNSGNLHEKIETNSFLLIVLTFITISFGGLVEIVPLFFQKSLTEPIRGLEPYTALQLAGRDIYLREGCYNCHSQMIRPFHAETLRYGHYSVAGEYVYDHPFQWGSKRTGPDLHRVGGKYSDDWHRVHLHNPRDVVPESIMPAYPWLEENLVNDKTIGDHMAALRKVGVPYTDAQIKAAGDEIKGKTEQDALISYLQVLGTHLK; the protein is encoded by the coding sequence ATGGCATCGCATCAAAACAATAGTGGCAATCTGCACGAAAAGATTGAAACCAACAGCTTTTTGCTGATTGTGCTGACCTTCATCACGATCTCATTTGGTGGTTTGGTTGAAATCGTACCTTTGTTTTTCCAAAAGTCGCTGACTGAACCGATACGTGGTTTAGAGCCATACACGGCTTTGCAATTGGCTGGGCGTGATATTTATCTGCGTGAAGGTTGCTACAACTGCCACTCGCAGATGATTCGTCCGTTCCACGCTGAAACATTGCGTTATGGTCACTACTCTGTGGCGGGTGAATATGTGTACGATCACCCGTTCCAGTGGGGTTCTAAGCGTACGGGCCCAGACCTGCATCGCGTAGGCGGCAAATACAGTGATGATTGGCATCGTGTGCACCTGCACAATCCGCGTGATGTCGTACCAGAGTCCATCATGCCAGCCTACCCATGGTTGGAAGAAAACCTGGTAAACGATAAAACCATCGGTGATCACATGGCTGCGCTGCGTAAAGTTGGCGTGCCATACACGGATGCGCAGATCAAAGCCGCAGGCGATGAAATCAAAGGCAAAACCGAGCAAGATGCATTGATTTCGTACTTGCAAGTCTTGGGTACACACCTGAAATAA
- a CDS encoding cbb3-type cytochrome oxidase subunit 3, giving the protein MDINLLRILFTVLSFVLFMAIMVWAWRNRNSAQFKDAQNLPFDQDE; this is encoded by the coding sequence ATGGATATCAATCTATTACGTATATTGTTTACAGTACTCAGCTTTGTCTTGTTTATGGCAATTATGGTTTGGGCATGGCGCAATCGCAACTCCGCGCAATTTAAGGACGCGCAGAATCTGCCGTTCGACCAAGATGAATAA